One segment of Streptomyces sp. TG1A-8 DNA contains the following:
- the trpA gene encoding tryptophan synthase subunit alpha — MSGKTQLLSDTLAAAKAEGRAALIAYLPAGFPTVEGGIEAVKAAFDGGADVVEVGLPHSDPVLDGPVIQTADDIALRGGVRIADVMRTVREAHRATGKPVLVMTYWNPVDRYGVERFTAELAEAGGAGCILPDLPVQESALWREHAEKHGLATVFVVAPSSRDERLAQITAAGSGFVYAASLMGVTGTRESVGAQAQDLVERTRATGTALPVCVGLGVSNPAQAAEVAGFADGVIVGSAFVKRMLDAPDHARGIEAVRALAGDLAEGVRGRA, encoded by the coding sequence GTGAGCGGGAAGACGCAGCTGCTGTCGGACACCCTGGCCGCCGCGAAGGCGGAGGGCCGCGCCGCGCTCATCGCCTACCTGCCGGCCGGGTTCCCGACCGTGGAGGGCGGCATCGAGGCCGTCAAGGCCGCCTTCGACGGCGGCGCCGACGTCGTCGAGGTCGGCCTGCCGCACAGCGACCCGGTCCTGGACGGCCCCGTCATCCAGACCGCCGACGACATCGCCCTGCGCGGCGGCGTCAGGATCGCGGACGTCATGCGGACGGTCCGCGAGGCCCACCGGGCCACCGGCAAGCCCGTCCTGGTGATGACCTACTGGAACCCCGTCGACCGCTACGGCGTCGAGCGCTTCACCGCCGAGCTGGCCGAGGCGGGCGGCGCCGGCTGCATCCTGCCCGACCTGCCGGTCCAGGAGTCGGCGCTGTGGCGCGAGCACGCCGAGAAGCACGGCCTCGCGACCGTCTTCGTCGTCGCCCCCAGCAGCAGGGACGAACGGCTCGCGCAGATCACCGCCGCGGGCAGCGGCTTCGTCTACGCGGCCTCGCTGATGGGTGTCACGGGCACCCGCGAGTCCGTCGGCGCGCAGGCCCAGGACCTGGTCGAGCGGACCCGGGCCACCGGCACCGCGCTGCCGGTGTGCGTCGGGCTCGGCGTCTCCAACCCGGCCCAGGCCGCCGAGGTCGCCGGGTTCGCCGACGGCGTCATCGTCGGCTCGGCGTTCGTGAAGCGGATGCTGGACGCCCCGGACCACGCCCGCGGCATCGAGGCGGTCCGGGCGCTGGCCGGCGACCTGGCGGAGGGCGTGCGCGGGCGGGCGTGA
- the lgt gene encoding prolipoprotein diacylglyceryl transferase, which produces MELAYIPSPSRGVLYLGPIPLRGYAFCIIIGVFVAVWLGNRRWIARGGRSGTVADIAVWAVPFGLVGGRLYHVITDYELYFSDGRDWVDAFKVWEGGLGIWGAIALGALGAWIGARRRGVPMPAYADAVAPGIALAQAIGRWGNWFNQELYGRETDVPWALHITSTEGGRVPGYYHPTFLYESLWCVGVALLVIWADRRFRLGHGRAFALYVAAYCVGRGWIEYMRVDEAHHILGLRLNDWTALIVFLLAVTYIVVSSRKRPGREAVVEPGVTDGPAPSDGTDAGPGDATGRDTAADTDTDTAADASDGEAESAAKHG; this is translated from the coding sequence ATGGAACTTGCCTACATTCCCAGTCCGTCGCGCGGGGTGCTGTACCTCGGCCCCATTCCGCTGCGCGGCTACGCCTTCTGCATCATCATCGGCGTCTTCGTCGCCGTCTGGCTCGGCAACAGGCGTTGGATCGCCCGCGGCGGACGGTCCGGCACGGTCGCCGACATCGCGGTCTGGGCCGTGCCCTTCGGGCTGGTCGGCGGCCGGCTCTACCACGTGATCACGGACTACGAGCTGTACTTCAGCGACGGCCGTGACTGGGTGGACGCCTTCAAGGTGTGGGAGGGCGGCCTCGGCATCTGGGGCGCCATCGCGCTCGGCGCGCTCGGCGCGTGGATCGGTGCCCGTCGGCGGGGCGTCCCGATGCCCGCGTACGCCGACGCCGTCGCGCCCGGCATCGCCCTCGCGCAGGCCATCGGCCGCTGGGGCAACTGGTTCAACCAGGAGCTGTACGGCCGCGAGACGGACGTGCCGTGGGCACTGCACATCACCTCGACGGAGGGCGGCCGGGTACCGGGCTACTACCACCCGACCTTCCTCTACGAGTCCCTGTGGTGCGTCGGCGTGGCCCTGCTGGTGATCTGGGCCGACCGCCGCTTCAGGCTGGGCCACGGCCGGGCGTTCGCCCTGTACGTCGCCGCCTACTGCGTGGGCCGCGGCTGGATCGAGTACATGCGCGTCGACGAAGCCCACCACATCCTGGGCCTGCGCCTCAACGACTGGACCGCGCTGATCGTGTTCCTGCTGGCGGTCACCTACATCGTGGTGTCGTCCAGGAAGCGGCCGGGCCGGGAAGCGGTGGTGGAGCCGGGCGTCACGGACGGTCCGGCGCCGAGTGACGGCACGGACGCCGGTCCGGGCGACGCGACCGGCCGGGACACGGCTGCGGACACGGACACGGACACGGCCGCGGACGCGTCGGACGGCGAGGCGGAGTCGGCGGCGAAGCACGGCTGA
- the trpB gene encoding tryptophan synthase subunit beta has protein sequence MPSQFFIPDPEGRVPSPEGYFGAFGGKFIPEALVAAVDEVAVEYDKAKADPEFARELDDLLVHYTGRPSALTEVPRFAEHAGGARVFLKREDLNHTGSHKINNVLGQALLTRRMGKTRVIAETGAGQHGVATATACALFGLDCTIYMGEIDTERQALNVARMRMLGAEVVAVKSGSRTLKDAINEAFRDWVANVDHTHYLFGTVAGPHPFPAMVRDFHRVIGVEARRQLLERAGRLPDAAVACVGGGSNAIGLFHAFIPDEGVRLIGCEPAGHGVGTGEHAATLTAGEPGILHGSRSYVLQDEEGQITEPYSISAGLDYPGIGPEHSYLKDSGRGEYRAVTDDAAMQALRLLSRTEGIIPAIESAHALAGALEVGRELGGDGLIVVNLSGRGDKDMDTAARYFGLYDTDAEVAADEADTAEIEGDAK, from the coding sequence ATGCCCAGCCAGTTCTTCATCCCCGACCCCGAGGGCCGGGTCCCCAGTCCCGAGGGCTACTTCGGCGCGTTCGGCGGCAAGTTCATCCCGGAGGCCCTCGTCGCCGCCGTGGACGAGGTCGCCGTCGAGTACGACAAGGCGAAGGCCGACCCCGAGTTCGCCCGTGAGCTGGACGACCTCCTCGTCCACTACACCGGCCGCCCCAGCGCCCTGACCGAGGTGCCGAGGTTCGCCGAACACGCCGGTGGCGCACGGGTGTTCCTGAAGCGGGAGGACCTGAACCACACCGGCTCCCACAAGATCAACAACGTGCTCGGCCAGGCCCTGCTCACCCGGCGCATGGGCAAGACCCGCGTCATCGCGGAGACCGGTGCAGGCCAGCACGGCGTCGCCACGGCCACCGCCTGCGCCCTGTTCGGCCTCGACTGCACCATCTACATGGGCGAGATCGACACCGAGCGCCAGGCGCTCAACGTGGCCCGCATGCGCATGCTCGGCGCCGAGGTCGTCGCCGTGAAGTCCGGCAGCCGCACCCTCAAGGACGCCATCAACGAGGCGTTCCGCGACTGGGTGGCCAACGTCGACCACACCCACTACCTGTTCGGCACGGTCGCCGGCCCGCACCCCTTCCCCGCCATGGTCCGCGACTTCCACCGGGTGATCGGCGTCGAGGCGCGGCGTCAGCTGCTCGAACGCGCCGGCCGGCTCCCCGACGCCGCGGTCGCCTGCGTCGGCGGCGGCTCCAACGCCATCGGCCTGTTCCACGCCTTCATCCCCGACGAGGGCGTCCGCCTGATCGGCTGCGAGCCCGCCGGGCACGGCGTGGGGACCGGCGAGCACGCGGCCACCCTCACCGCCGGCGAGCCCGGCATCCTGCACGGCTCCCGGTCCTACGTCCTGCAGGACGAGGAGGGCCAGATCACCGAGCCGTACTCGATCTCGGCCGGCCTCGACTACCCCGGTATCGGCCCCGAGCACTCCTACCTCAAGGACTCCGGCCGCGGCGAGTACCGCGCGGTCACCGACGACGCCGCCATGCAGGCCCTGCGCCTGCTGTCGCGCACCGAGGGCATCATCCCGGCCATCGAGAGCGCCCACGCCCTCGCCGGCGCCCTGGAGGTCGGCCGGGAACTGGGCGGGGACGGGCTGATCGTCGTCAACCTGTCCGGCCGCGGCGACAAGGACATGGACACCGCCGCCCGCTACTTCGGCCTGTACGACACCGATGCCGAGGTGGCCGCCGACGAAGCCGACACCGCCGAGATCGAGGGGGACGCCAAGTGA
- the trpM gene encoding tryptophan biosynthesis modulator TrpM has translation MALPTTPAARDPYARLARGCRPRGCRAPARRVHGRRVRYVIGDEPGQVNGRRWRRRACASPSVG, from the coding sequence ATGGCGCTCCCGACCACCCCGGCGGCGCGGGACCCCTATGCCCGCCTCGCCCGCGGTTGCCGGCCCCGCGGCTGCCGTGCGCCCGCCCGGCGGGTGCACGGGCGGCGGGTCCGCTATGTGATCGGCGACGAGCCCGGCCAGGTGAACGGCAGGCGATGGCGTCGCCGCGCGTGCGCGTCACCTTCGGTGGGCTGA
- a CDS encoding thioredoxin domain-containing protein, whose translation MSENNRDGKRTARERLAVEREKQRAADRRRRTLIVGASVVCVLGLAAVAGVVAANAGKDKGSDNAGPVVAPSGAQGKDSLAVPVGGDGAKSALTVWEDFRCPACRSFETAYRPVLHQLTDAGKLRIEYHLVRLIDGNLGGSGSLRAGNAAACAQDAGKFRDYHDVLYENQPEERDDAFGDDTRLIALAGKVGGLDTPAFRKCVKDGTHNSWVDKSHKAFQAGGFGGTPTVLFGGRNIYQDRSMTPAKLKQMVEAADGR comes from the coding sequence GTGAGCGAGAACAACCGTGACGGAAAGCGCACCGCCCGGGAGCGGCTGGCGGTCGAGCGCGAGAAGCAGAGGGCCGCGGACAGGCGGCGGCGCACGCTGATCGTGGGAGCGAGCGTCGTCTGCGTCCTCGGCCTCGCGGCGGTGGCCGGCGTGGTCGCCGCGAACGCCGGCAAGGACAAGGGCAGCGACAACGCCGGCCCGGTCGTCGCGCCGTCCGGCGCCCAGGGCAAGGACAGCCTCGCGGTCCCGGTCGGCGGGGACGGCGCGAAGTCGGCACTCACGGTCTGGGAGGACTTCCGCTGCCCGGCCTGCCGGTCCTTCGAGACGGCGTACCGCCCCGTGCTCCACCAGCTGACCGACGCCGGCAAGCTCAGGATCGAGTACCACCTGGTCCGGCTGATCGACGGCAACCTCGGCGGAAGCGGCTCCCTGCGCGCGGGCAACGCCGCGGCCTGCGCCCAGGACGCCGGGAAGTTCCGCGACTACCACGACGTGCTGTACGAGAACCAGCCCGAGGAGAGGGACGACGCCTTCGGCGACGACACCAGGCTGATCGCGCTGGCGGGCAAGGTCGGCGGCCTGGACACGCCCGCGTTCCGGAAGTGCGTCAAGGACGGCACCCACAACAGCTGGGTGGACAAGTCCCACAAGGCCTTCCAGGCCGGCGGCTTCGGCGGGACGCCCACGGTCCTGTTCGGCGGCAGGAACATCTACCAGGACCGGTCGATGACCCCGGCCAAGCTCAAGCAGATGGTGGAGGCCGCCGACGGACGGTGA